gtgcagtCATTTGCACTCAAAGAAAGATAACTTTATAAACTCAAGATAACATAATCTCAGACCGTTTACATAACGTTAGATAAAACTAATCCCTGTGTTGGTcagactaaaaccagacttttacaAGACATCCGAACATGTCAGTCATGCTGATATTGTGCTAAATTGAATTTCTCGTAGCTGCACTAACAACCCCAGATAATGCAATTgggaattgaattgaataagtTTGACTGGACCCAAAATGGCACCAGGCATAAtgcacatgctccacagttCCCGACCCTTGAGTTTAACCCAGTAATAACAGAGGACGCCGAGACACAGAAGACACCAGCAGAGATAACATACTGGTGGAAGTTAATGGATGGGAAGTGATAATACCGACAAGCTGAAAAGTGGGGGAATATCACCATCTAGTCCAGTGGAGGCAGACACACCTCATTCAATAAATCTATGTCCCACTCGtgtttgtatactgggacaagaaCAGTAGTAGCTACAACAGTAGCCTAAATGTGCATGGATGGACACATCCTGACTGAAGATGGAGGCAGACTTACCTGAAATGTGTTGAGAACATGTTGACAAACATCACTGAGTTCAGTCAAACCTCGGCGCAGAGGCTCAATGGCTGCAACTCcccctgaaacacacagcaaacatcTAGTAAGAAACAGTGAAACATCACTTTATGCTtgagtgtccttttttttatctaattgATTACTCAAAAAACGGTTGTGCTTAAAATAAAAGATGGACCATTAATGTTCTTCACTGAGGTCATGGTGTGGAATAATAACTCTGTTCATCGCAAACATCCACCAAAGTAAGTGAGACGACAGGAAGACTTTGTGTCCCTTTTTTCCTGgccaaaataaatgcaatttaacATTATTTCGAGTGTTGTGAGAATATCCTTTTAAACATGAACGTAAATGAACTACACTTTCTGTGCATACTCAACTCTTATTGAGTTTGTATACATAAGCTTTTCCACTGAGTGGCAtctcaaaaaagaaatcactggGACTGTATGTTTATGAGCTACGCAGCATTTTTAGGTCACACAAGTGAAATATTTAAGATGAATGATGTAAATTCACCATGATTAACttattgtgagtgtttttttattgtgatgcaCAATAATATCATGGACTGTCCCATCCTAGCCAAGCAATAACCAGTGGTTGTTGTGGTGGTTGGTCAGTGATTGTTCTCAACAGCAGACAGACATACgtgcacacaggaaaaaaaaaaagtggaaagcAGCATTTTCCTGGTGTCTACAAGGTAATTGTGTCTTGCAGTAATGAAACTGAGTGGAGTGGCCTTCTAGACAGTCAGAAAGTTAGtccagcaacaaaaaaacaagttgtttaCCGATTCTTTTCATGTGATAGAGCTGCTGATATCTGCTGGCTCTTTATGCATTTCTATCTAACAAGGCATGTGGTTATAGTCCTCTGTGGACATGAACaaggggcgtgtgtgtgtgtgtgtgtgtgtgtgtgtgtgtgtgtgtgtgtgtgtgtgtgcatgtgctgtccTGAAAATCTGCTACTGGCTTTTCTTGTGCAGCTGAGTGGACAAAGTGAATGCACCAGACTTTGAGTAACATGTTTACGTGTTTGTGAGATGGTCTGGAAATAGTGATTCTCATAATGTCCCACAAACATTCTTATATTTAAACAGACCTGGGTTAAATTAAGGTGACATAATCATGAGGCGTAATTTCTCTCACCTCGGGTCTGAATACGAAAGTTGATCTTGGTCTCAGATGGGTGGGTGATGGTGTAGCCACAAAAGTCCACATCCGGACTAACACAAAACAGGAAAGCAAAAGTGACACGTGTTATCAAAGGACCATGGGTGGCTGTGTGATAAGAAGTTTTCCACAGTCAAGCCTGGACTGATCCAGCAAATATGGAGAAAATAAGCagaaacaaatctgtttttgatGAGGTTACTGCACAAGGGTCAAAATGacaaccaaaagaaaaacatcagctGCACTCAAACCACAAATAGCAAATTAAGCCTCAATCATTCTCTTTGTActtcaaatataaatacatgctggagaggaaagtggaaaaaaagtcacacCTCATGGCTGGGTCATTCtgactttaaaagaaaagagaaacactaACTTTTTCATGATCATATATCTGACGGAGTTGCCCAGTGTATGATCTTCATCATGCAGCACAAACGTCACACAGCCTTCATCGGCACCATCAGCCTggacctgaaaaacaaaaaaaaacaaaaacatgtattgaCAGTGGTGTAAAGGTTTTGTTATTTTCGCCAAATAGTGAGAACGCAAGTGTAATACCATTGCAGACCTGTGACAAGATATTCAGAAAACATGCGATAACTTTGTTGAATATGGCAAGGACGATAAGActtttgacaaataaacaaatgttgaaaaatatgcTTTGAATATCATTCTGCATTAGACACAGGTGGCGAGTAACGTGCTATATTGGAAAAAACTGAACTTACAACCacataaaaaaatgctttaaacaaGTTCAATTTCTGATAAATGAAACCAAGCCTTGTCTTGCAACATAGTAGGTGTCTTGTTATTCAAGTATTTTCCTAAATCTTCTGATCTGTGAGAGGCACTTgatacaaaactgaaaacatggaATGCTACTGTTACTCCTCATTGCTTAGTTAAgagttgttgtttatttgcaatattttgtgaatttctctgtgagatgaataaagtatctatctatctatctatctatctaggaGGACTGGGGTCCAATTCAGTGAAAGACTGCCCCCCAGTGGAGAAACACAGAATCAGCTATGGACTGAGGAAGAAGCAGATGTAAAGAAACTTCATCACTTTACAGGAAGCACGTTGGAACATAGCACCACTCATCATGCGAGTCCACAGCTCAGGCCGCGGTGAAGATAAATGGGTTGACTGTACTTTGAGAATCATGAGTAATAATCCTGTTTTCTCAAAGCGAGCTACAGTAGCTTTGCACGTGGTCGAAATGCTGCCTTAGGCTTTTTTTAACACGAGAATTGTTTTCCATAAAGAGTGTGATAACGATAAGGTGATGTTGTATGTTAACATTATCATACAATTACACTGAGGACATATTCTTCTCACCATTTCCAGGACTCGTTTCTTTTCGCCGTCTTCAGCCATGCTTCATAACCCGACCCAGTCCGTCAATACAAAGGTGGTGTCGTTTCAGCCCTCACTGATGTCGGACAGGCACGAAAAAAGAGCGTCATGGAGTTTTCTACAATCCAAAGTGgggttttcttctcttttcaagAATGTACAAACAATGATAATAAACCGACAGACTGTGATTATGGCTGTAGAGAGTAGTCATTCACTTCATACACTGTGAAGTTATCAAGACATGCACAATCGTCACATAGCCTATTTTTTCTAGACAGACAGAATGATAAATAGACATTACCATAATTTAAAGCATTaacagtaaattaaaaacattgctGTTTCATTGTGAAGGCCTGGTGACTCTTATTTTAATGGTTGTAATGTAGACGGGGAGTGTTGTTAACCTGTCAGACCATAACGGGGGCTAAACAACACACGTACCTCCAGACTGTCGCCATAGCTTAATGTGAGGATGAAAACATGTGACGTCATGACTATTTAACAGGAAGATGAAAATTCCCATGTTATTGACTGGAGTTTAAGGGTTGGGGCCAAACCAGTAaaattaaatgtgctttatgtAAGAACTGAgttatattaagtcataaaatcaccgtggaaacatgttaaagtgaaatactggcttcacttaTAAGATCTTTTTGTTTTCCCGTTCCCGTTCATTACGTGAACGTCACATAACGTGACATAATGTGCTTTGGTTTTAACCCGTTCGAGCATCCGTGAGGGAAAACCTGTACTGGATAATGAGCGTATTTTTAATTAGtgcaaactatccctttaatatgaAAAAGTGAAACTGACGCGTAACAAAGAAATGTTCTCATCTcaaaagtcacttaaattatCTTCAGTTTCATGTCGTCACATTATGGAGAAGTgaactctgtgtctgtctctgtctttcctgACAAAGTGAGCCGTTTGATGGCAAGCTCccagttgccatggcaacgacccTGGCACAGCCAGTTGTTTCTCATCTCGCTTGAGTCGCTTTGAAGAAGACAGAGGGTGAAGGACAGAAGATGCACCGGGTATAAAGAGAGGCCGTGTTAGTGCAGCTGACAGAGGGGGGCGCTGTTTACCTCCGCGGTGCAACAGTGAGGAAGTAATGGACAGAAAGAGATGCATTCAAAAAAGTCCCTGTATTGTTATAAtagaaatacaatttaaataaatagctaTTTACATAAAGTGAGTCTTGTCAAAAATGTGGTATAATAAATCATGTCTTCTTGCagagatttacagttttatcaTATTTCTCTAATTCTCTTCATGTAAATGCAGTAGTAAATTGCTGCACTGGCCCTTTAATGTGACTAAAGATGGTCTTCCAGAACAAATGCAGTCACATTATGTCACTGAACAATATCACAACTGTCCTTATCTTGTTTTTCAATCTTGTATTTGGATCTGGCAGCTCACCACTGTTATGGCGCCCCCTGTCTGTGTAGTgcagactctcacacacacacacacacacacacacagagagagacttggcttcatcatcatcatcagaaaaGCAGCTCACGTTACACTCTGTTATTAATagcctcgctctctctctttcctcattGTAAAGTAATAGCTGACATGATCTCACTCGTCCTCCTCTGCTTACATCTCTCCATTCCCTCCCGCATTCCGGGTTtccatgttttcctttctcttccAAAATAAACTCTGCGTGTAGTTATTCCCGATGCGTGTGAGGAAATACGACGTAAGCGACAGCTGTGTCTTTAAACGGATTTGTGTAGTTTGCACTTAGTCTCTTCACGTAATccggtttcctcacacagtccaaaaacacgctTAGACCAGGTCTTCAAGCAGAactaattaagaaaataaaagcatttactGTACAGGACGAAAGCTTTCTACATggcattgttttaaatgtaacaaagtacaaatactctgTTTGTGTACTTAACCCTTAGAACCCAGAGTATTCAGAATTCAAAACATCCAATGACCAACCTGAAattaagtgcaatttcaacaatattatgttaTAAAAGTTAACCATTTATAGGTACCTGGAACTGAAAAATCTggtattttcacaaattcatcctggggGCTGGATTGGACCCACTGGCGCCCTCAGGCTGTTTTAGTTAAACCATACTTGAAGTACTTAAATACCTTTAAATGTCGGACTGAATTTGTTCAACATTCGCTTGGCCcgttttcatgaacaaaaatgtgtgtttccccgaTCCCCGATACacaatgaatcataactttgtctcgacaatacataaaaaacacatttttaaaacttaaatacgGAAGCGTGTATTAACACCCCCCATGCTTTATtaaatctgatcttaaattattatcttattttagcttttattctggaaaaatatcaactttttcaaatcagattctgttgctagaattgacagtgaaaacactgctgttgtcatggagacagccaggGTTGTGGAGTAAATGTCCATGAAATAACTTTTATCGTATGCAAATTTAAAGACTTGAGACGTGCTTGACTAACGTTAGTAAAAGACTCAACTCGACCAAAAacactggatttatttttaaaatgttctcaaatattgaaatggttaacgctccaatttaaaaaaaaaaaaaacaaggaaaacctTTGCAGGCTTTTGCGTACACACTgaacaatgtaaacaacaacaattttcCATGAGATTTTGCAAAAAAATCTCCCATGACCcgtctgtgggtcccgacccagtgatTTGGAATCACTTTCTGAAGTTGGCCCCACCAGTCTTCCAATTTACCTGGAATTGTGCAAGATATGAGATggttcaattttatttttagagcaTCTGTTCTCCTCAATCCTTCCATCCCTGTGCACTTGCAGAACACTGCCCTCTGACCCCCCCCCCGGTGCGTGGACGCCATCTTGTCCGCAGCGGCGTCTCGCCGTGGCCTTTATTTTTAGCCAGAGTCCGGCTGCTCTGTCAAAACTTAATATGGGAATGGCATCCCAGAGCTCCTCTTTCCTCTAGGCTCTCGCCGTACCTCCATCTGTCCGTCCATACCTTCAGTCCTCCAAGACGCCGAGCATCTGTAGCTCCCCAAACGCCCGACACAACTGCTGTCACTGCCTTCAAACAGGTGGACGTACGACCCAAACGTTGCTCCGCCCACTGCTCGGTAGCCCCTACCTCTCAGTGTGTgccctgcttcttttttttgccgttGCTCTTGGACGAGTGGGATCAGAGTCTCGCCCACTCGCATACCAGCGACTCCTGTCCCCAGAAAACACGCCCCACCATCACCCCACCTCCTCCTGTGGGCGGTGGCATCAGCAAAAACCACGTGTAGCCCTTTTTAAAAGGAGGGTGTCACTGTCGGACCTGCTCTTCTCTAGCCAGCGGGGTCAGGAAGTGAACTTTGTTCCTACTTTGACAACAACTCGTGTTGGGGACAACGTTGAACCTCTCAAGTGTATTTGGTCGCTCCTTCCTGCCTCCTCAAGAGTTCAGGCTCTGAGAAGACGACAGCCATGAAGTGGGGCTGGGTGTTTTTGGGGGTCTTCCTCTCGTTGGGGGCCCTGTCCTGGGCCGAGAAAGGCTTGGAATCCCCAGAGTACGACGGCAAAGACCGGGTCCACAACCTCAACACCAAGAACTACAAGTCCATCATGAAGAAGTACGACGTGATGGTGATCTACTACCACAAAAATGTGGACGGGAACCGCAGCGCCCTGAAGCAGCTCCAGATCGAGAAGCTGGCTCTGGAGGTGGGTTTCCCGCCAAAGCATGACACAGGATGGACCGGGGGGGGGGGTCACAGTGGGAAGACGAACGGGAAGTGAAGGGGTTTCACATGGATAATTTGGCTCCGGTTGGGAATTTCCTGGATGCAGCTATGGTGCTTTTGCGTTTAGGGTTTCAGATGAGAAGGACAACATCAGGAGAGCAGGTGCAGCGTCTGTTCAGCGTCTCAAGTCAGCAACTTTGAGGAGCAACTCCTGCCCTAGAGGTCGTATTTATCTGCAACGAAATCCTTGTTCAGATTAGGATTAACATGATTAGTAAATCTCATACACTACAATCTGCAATCGTTCTATCTTCTATCTATGAGTAGATGATGTTTTGATCGGTCATGTCCTTGATAACCTTTTAATCTTTCACACAGTGAAATATTGAGCGCAAACTGCGATTGGATATTTTCCACTAACTGCTCAGAACCCAAATATGTTAactcaaatgtaaacaaatcatttccaggACCCacctgtgggtcccgacccaatGTTTTGGGATCACTTGTGTAGAAAAGCTATatgttttccattttatttttaaattgtcatcTGATTGTGGCTCCTGGAGTCAGATTTTCTGCACTATATCGTGTCACTCGTGTGCGACAGTTACCTAAACTCTCCCGACAGAAAATCAGCGAGTCTACGTCACAGCACGCCGGGGGcgttcatccactgctgcctccatcatgaacttcaaatgtgttatcatgtgatgtctgtgtttgaaatccttcgttcgGATTCACCGACATGACCCGAACTTACTAAAccaggcagcagtagaccggcAACTCCTGTGTCTCCGCAAGCTTAAAACGCccatttttctctatggactttggtgcaaagGAGTTAACTGTTGAGAAAGTTTGGTTTCCAGCCACAGGAAAAGCTGAATGTTGAGATAAAGTGTGGGAATTTATTCTTGGTGTACTGTAGACCTTCGTAAAAACTCTTCACCAGTCGATGCACCTGGAGCCCACTGTCAGCCCGTGTGTCCTCCACCACACACTGTCTGTCAGATGAGCAGTGTCCTCTTACAGAGTGTTCCTTACACACCAGCATCACTCACCTCTGTAAATAGCCCAGCACATCGCTGCATGCTTAGCACGAGGCCCAAAACCCCCTCCTGGGCAGTTTCTACTTCACCTactgcccccccccctcctccatgCACTCACTCAGGCAGAGGCACACTGCTCTGTTTTGTCTCTCCACATTCCCAGCTGAGCACTAAAccatcatttacacacacacgtcattggATCTGATCAATTTCCCGCCGGCGAGGCCAAGTCGGGGCTTCTTGGCCGGAGGACGAGATACTCGCCGGAGCTCGGTCCCCGCCGCGGCTCGTTACTTCATCACCAAACTTTAAGCACTCGAGGAGAGGCTTAAAATAGCAGGTCATTACCACCTATGAATCAGAAAAGTGTGAATTATTTAAGCGCGGCGCTCAGGGGACTGAATCTTAACTGCTTCCGTATCCAGCAGCCACTGtattatggaattagatttgtgttgaagcaaacaaaaaattaaccacaaagtcaaaatactcaaattgcaaataaaatagcgatttaatcattcaaaaatattgcattttatacACAATACTtgacctggcaaatactccatgttacaaaaaactaaactaaaactaagcatttacaaaaaagttAAAACCGAATCACAACTAAAACTACTGAAAACCTTGTTTGTTATTACACTCATCTGCGTCCATCTTCAAGTTCTCACCCCATAAGGGGCAGAACATGGCCGGCTTTCACCAGACCAGACTCCTccgttaaatattgagattttacacatCTCCTTTGCTAAATAGATCAACAAAAAACCATTAGAGCCGCgccatgctagaactgtatcatggaaaagcgtCATGATGGAAGCAGCTTACTGTGTTTGACCTGGCGCTATAAGCCATGTTATTTGGGTGGTCAGCAGTGGGCGGAGCCACAGACTGAAAATCATTGTCTTTcaattcaacatttttcttacatttttttgaTCAAGAGGGAAACTGTGGTGCGCGTACCACCAGTAGTACTCTGgagttctactgtatatatatgtatgtatgtatatatgtgtgtatatatatgtatatatatatttctggCACTAGGTGGCACTAATTTTTGCGATAATTGACTCATTTCACCTAAGGGCACAGACTGTAGGATTTAGCAATACCTTCCTGGTATAAACATAAagtttattctgttttaataaaaacaataatgtagattcattttatattaattattattattttttttttacaaatggaaATTTGTGGCAGAAATCTTACATACTGCACCTTTAGGTGCCATCATGCACCTTCTGTTTGTTGCGGCCGCAACTTACAAAGTGCTTCTGTTGACGTGGGACCAGCGAGAGTTACCGCCCTAAAAATATGCCTcacacttgacctttgacccccccCTTGCTGCATTCACCTTAGTCTGTGAAAAATAATCCAGTGGAACctctcccaaaaaaaaaaacaaaaaaaaaacacacttgctTTTCAcaaatgagatgaaaaaaaCCTTCAAGGTTTCTTCCTGCGGTATGTACTTAAAGGTTGTATTATTGCTTTTTTAAGGAAGCATAACAAGCAGCCATGATGTTTCCTCTaggaatgaatggaaatcagAGAATTTGACGGATGGTTATTGAGCGTATATCGGCACTGCTGGCGTTAGCATTTAACCTGTAAAGTGGCTGTAGACACAGAAGCGTCTCGAATTCTGAAACTCTAGACTCGAGGACAGGAAAATAAGCCTTAACTCATCGATCTGTGCGTCGCTATAAGACGCTAACGTTACAGAGGGGGAAACGTGAGAGTCACACTTCCATTAAAGACTGAAAGAGAAGCGATAAAGGAGGCAGGCGTCTGCACTCGGGTCGCACAAAACGATGTCgattctgtgtaaaaaaaaaaaacgtggacATTCACAGTGGACACTCGCGGTGTCGTGATGTTACAAAGAGTCCCCGCCGAGTGAAAGAGTCTCCGGCTTTGTGTCTCGTCTCATCTCCTGAGAGGTTtgagaaaaggtcaaatatggTTGCCGTGGTAACCGTTAtacacagacagtgagtgatggGGACGGCGTCCTTTCAGCGACGCAATAAATATCACACTTACGTTATAAATGTTGGGGGGTGAATACTGCATGAGTCAATTCTGAGATACTGTGACTCTGTCACTCAATCAGTgtcactgcttttatttatagtgtttttgtttttgcagtatatttaattttatttattactgttgTAGAAcatattattttcacatttgttcttattaaattttttatttattttttgtgtatttatccatatttcttttttcatacatattattttcttacttattcttaattaataaacttaaaaatTAGAGCATTTTATTTtcgtatatttttatttaatttattttagtttatgtatagtgtctgtttgttttcgtTGTTTGgcatattctattttatttattcgtAATATTTGAATTCTTTTAggatattttattcattcataattattaggttgtttttttagtacatattatagtatatttgatttatttgtttctgttttttcgtattatattattttcttatacttattcttatttaattaacttttgtatatatattattctatTAACGttagtatattttattttttcgcatatttgttttagttatttcattatttatattatattttatagaAGCAGAGAAcgttaaaacaaatcaaaactaaacaatacatttttgtcaaaggTTTCATTTTATGTGCTATTTCTGTTGtatttcccataatgcaacgTACAGTATTAGTGTCCTTCACCAGATGCCAGTTTGACCCCAATCCATGTAAAAAGCTTAAAAACTCTTGATAGTAATGACATCATTATGACCATTTCAATGTTGTTTACTCCTTGAACGCTCAAAGTAGCACATTTCTAAAACGTCCGCTGTGATCGTTTTGACCACTCTTGCATAATTTTcgttttattttcatcacacATGTAAATTCAAAGAACAAAAATAGATTTATATTTGAGATTTAGATTATAATCCACATGAAAGTGTAGGgattgggttagggttaaacgAGTTAAAAGCAGTCATCTGTGGGGGTTATGATCCTAGCGTTCCATCGTGTCATTAAACTAATACTATGATGATACTAATTATACTAATTATAACCCTATATTAAGTGGGGGGCAACGGGGAAATTGACTTGGGGGCCACGGGCCGCAACTTTGAGCCCTTATTCAACATGGCTTCTTGtgcaaactttaaaaacacgACCACTCTGGCACTTCTAGCTTACATATCACCTGTGACGAGATTAAGTGAAACACAGACGTATAAAATAACATCAGTCTGATCGCAGTGTCAGTATTTGCTGAGCTGGGGAGATCTTGTGTGTCTGTAGACTTCTGCAGCTCAGTGAGTGATCCATCAGCGTCTCTCCAACAAATGTCCAAAATAGTTCTGGCGGCACAT
The nucleotide sequence above comes from Solea senegalensis isolate Sse05_10M linkage group LG3, IFAPA_SoseM_1, whole genome shotgun sequence. Encoded proteins:
- the LOC122765895 gene encoding DNA-directed RNA polymerases I and III subunit RPAC2-like, with translation MAEDGEKKRVLEMVQADGADEGCVTFVLHDEDHTLGNSVRYMIMKNPDVDFCGYTITHPSETKINFRIQTRGGVAAIEPLRRGLTELSDVCQHVLNTFQARVNEFKERQEKPME